One genomic window of Blastopirellula retiformator includes the following:
- a CDS encoding DUF1559 family PulG-like putative transporter: protein MPYIEQTALIDQFDWTQSFKSTDATVNSNILNGVVISAFNCPSNVKPKNSNNVFGYNPRNHQYHNYVGINGALNESASSNNADSGRCTSYYGWKCDNGAFMYNEITGFHSFTDGTSNTLLIGEVASRDLTVANNGDNVYGLFGGWAGSGSAGKFDNNTDYGGGGGFTTSADGQFSSPAGFKAPRANRGKAPTALAPVSSES, encoded by the coding sequence TTGCCGTACATCGAACAGACCGCACTCATCGATCAGTTCGACTGGACGCAGAGCTTCAAGAGCACCGACGCCACGGTCAACTCGAACATTCTGAATGGCGTCGTCATCAGTGCGTTCAATTGCCCGTCGAACGTCAAACCGAAGAACAGCAACAACGTCTTCGGCTACAATCCCCGCAATCACCAGTACCACAACTACGTTGGCATTAACGGCGCCCTCAACGAATCGGCCTCGTCCAACAACGCCGACTCGGGTCGCTGCACCAGCTACTACGGCTGGAAGTGCGACAATGGCGCCTTTATGTACAACGAGATCACCGGCTTTCACTCCTTCACCGATGGCACCTCCAACACGCTGCTAATCGGCGAAGTCGCCAGTCGTGACTTGACCGTCGCCAACAATGGCGACAACGTTTACGGCTTGTTTGGCGGTTGGGCCGGATCGGGCAGCGCCGGCAAGTTCGACAACAACACCGATTACGGCGGCGGCGGTGGTTTCACCACCTCGGCCGATGGCCAGTTCTCGTCTCCGGCGGGCTTCAAAGCGCCCCGTGCCAACAGAGGCAAGGCTCCGACCGCCCTGGCGCCGGTCTCGTCAGAGTCGTAA
- a CDS encoding DUF1559 domain-containing protein, which translates to MTHSIRSQRGFTLVELLVVIAIIGVLIALLLPAVQQAREAARRMSCRNNLKQAVLATHTYHDTYLEMPSYRRNNTFWGWAAQLLPYLEQNNLADAAGVTGYTFPQAVSGTPDANATLALGTVINSLRCPSTVAPETYTHDNVEYGVISYAASRGYGQAGWDQDKAANTGAINYEGMNFSAITDGLSNTFALGEVSAKAGGYDSGPRGWAFWAGTPGNDYLERQNTLSRCVSFPINHTAHWGFTSQHPGGAFFAFCDGSVQFISEDIEFDKNGLANGWFGGDGLHSQIYASASGMGVYQLLGIRDDGAVVNLP; encoded by the coding sequence ATGACTCATTCTATTCGAAGTCAACGCGGCTTCACTCTTGTTGAACTCTTGGTCGTGATCGCCATCATCGGCGTCTTGATCGCATTGCTCTTGCCTGCCGTCCAACAAGCCCGCGAGGCGGCGCGGCGCATGTCGTGCCGTAACAATCTGAAGCAAGCCGTCCTGGCGACGCACACCTATCACGACACCTACCTAGAAATGCCTTCCTACCGCCGGAACAACACGTTCTGGGGTTGGGCCGCCCAATTGCTGCCGTACCTGGAACAAAACAACCTAGCCGACGCCGCCGGCGTGACCGGCTACACTTTCCCGCAAGCGGTCAGCGGCACGCCCGACGCCAACGCGACGCTGGCTCTGGGAACGGTGATCAACAGCCTCCGCTGCCCCTCGACGGTCGCTCCGGAAACCTACACGCACGACAACGTCGAATATGGCGTGATCAGCTACGCCGCCAGCCGCGGTTACGGCCAGGCCGGTTGGGATCAAGACAAGGCGGCCAACACCGGTGCGATCAACTACGAAGGGATGAACTTCTCGGCCATCACTGACGGCCTCTCGAATACCTTCGCCCTGGGCGAGGTTTCGGCCAAGGCGGGCGGTTATGATTCGGGCCCGCGCGGTTGGGCTTTCTGGGCCGGCACGCCAGGTAACGATTATCTGGAACGCCAGAACACGCTGTCGCGTTGCGTCTCGTTCCCGATCAACCACACCGCGCACTGGGGCTTCACCAGCCAGCACCCGGGCGGCGCGTTCTTCGCTTTCTGCGACGGTTCGGTGCAGTTCATTTCGGAAGACATCGAATTTGACAAGAATGGACTCGCCAATGGTTGGTTTGGCGGCGACGGCCTTCACAGCCAGATCTATGCCAGCGCCAGCGGCATGGGCGTTTACCAACTACTGGGCATTCGGGATGACGGCGCGGTCGTGAACCTGCCGTAG